Within the Tachysurus fulvidraco isolate hzauxx_2018 chromosome 3, HZAU_PFXX_2.0, whole genome shotgun sequence genome, the region TTCCTGTGAAAGAGGAAGTGCTGTTCAGCCTCAGATCTCCCGCTTACACAACCACCCGCTTCCACAGACGTCTTATTTTTacttctgtctctttgtctaaGACACGAAGACCTGCTTCTCTGTCGAAGTTCTGTTCGTCTTCCTGAGCCGCAGTTCAGTTGATGAGGTTAATCCCTCTGAATGAGTCGCTCGTTAACGACGGTGGGAGATGCGTGAGGATGTGTAGCGTCACTCCACAGTGATTAACTCTGCTAATTAGCATCTGTTTGTAGTGTGTATTCAACATGTTAATGTGGGAAATAAACAATGTGGGGTTAATGTCAGGCTTataaacaagtgtgtgtgtgtgtgtgtgtgtgtgtgtgtgtgtgtgtgtgtgtgtgtgtgtgtgtgtgtgtgtgtatgtgtctcagCTCTCCGGATTCAGGTTCCATTTAAACCCTGGGCTACGTCGGGTCAGGGAGGGGGCATGTGCAGCGACTCAGAAAGTGCGGGGGGCAGCAGCGAGTCTCGCTCCATGGACTCACCTACTGCTAgtccaggtaacacacacacatttccatgtgtactacacacacacacacacacacacacacacacaaaacaaaaaatataagcTACAAGGGTTTATAATTTGGGAGGTTAAGAGTTAAAATCTTTCAAACACATTGATTTctctttgacacacacacacacacgcacgcacgcgcacacacacacacacacacacacacacacacacacacaaaacaaaaaatataagcTAGAAGGGTTTATAATTCGGACAGTTAAGAGTTAAAATCTTTCAAACACATTGATTTCtctttgacacacacacgcacgcacgcacacacgcactcacgcgcacacacacacacacacacacacacacacacacacacacacacacacacacacacacacaacaaaaaatataagcTAGAAGGGTTTATAATTTGGCCAGTTAAGAGTTAAAATCTTTCAAACACATTGATTTctctttgacacacacacacacacacacacacacacacacacacacacacacacacacacacacacacacacacacacacatttttaaagctTGACTTTAATCTTTTCCCTGACAATGCCCCCCCAATCACCTCGGGAAACCTTCACTCAGAGTGATGACACTTCCATCACAGCCTGCTGATGAGCAGCAGATAAGTGACGGCCTTTTCCGCATTCCTTTCCCACAATGCCTGAGGAATTTACGCCCTCGCCCTGAGCCGTGTCACACTGAAATAATCACGCTGACGTGCCCCAGTGTTGATTCTAGTCATTCTGTGTTAATAAATCCTTGGATTTGATGGATGACAGGAAAACAATACAGCACAAAAACATGTTAAGCACAAAAACATGTTATAAActgtgttataatgcattatactAATCCTGGGTTGGAATACATTATATCTAGCCTTTTAGTTACTGATATCCcacctgtgtttataatgcattataactaGCACTACAATACTAAATGGCAGAGCTTGTGTTTACAATGCATTATAACTAGCAGTGCAAATGCCATATCAGAgtcataatgcattatattcAGTAATACAGATGCTACTGGAGGAACTGTATTCTAATGCTTTATAACTAGCAGTACAGATACTATAGATGTCTTATAATGCATTGTAGTGCAGTATTAGTGTTTCAAGTGTTTCTCGGAAAAgatattattataaactaaaataaacattcttatatattattatctCAATCGATATTATGAagttatacacagtacataccgtagtaatagtaatagctTATGAACATTCATACAGATTCCTGCTGAGGATTATAAGGCAttgtgtactatatatatataaaatgctctGTCACATGTTACATTCTTTCAGAAACTTGAGACTTGAGTAGAATTATAGAAAACACAGGTGCATGTTATAAAGCATAATAACCAGTAGAGGTGTGAAAGCAAcgtgttataatgcattataattttGGGGTCTACAGTGTTGTTTTGCACAGACATTATAATGAGTTATATGTCATTAAAATACGTCTGAGTATTTATATAGGCTCCACTTAGGAATTCTAAGATCTTGTGTCTCATATAACATGTCATAATGAGTTATAATGATTCAGAGCATCACTGTTCTAAAAGtcagtcagttttttttttttgttttttttttttaaatgagtaaTAAATTCCACTATATAATGTTAGAACACAATGAAACAAGAAAGGATATGAAAGTTTCCTTCCAATATCAAGGTTTTATGAATATGCTAATTAACAATCTCCACATGCCCCACCCCCTTTCCCCGGTCCACTGGAGCTGAATGAATGGCCTGCATTGTCATTGTATTGTAGGTGTTAATAAATATTGAGCAGTTCAGATATCTTAATCTCTCACATAAAGTCAGTgatgagcagtgtgtgtgtgtgtgtgtgtgtgtgtgtgtgtgtgtgtgtgtgtgtgtgtgtgtgtgtgtgtgtgtgtgtgcatcattaACATCGTTCGAGAGGAGCTTTGGCTGAGGCTGATCAGCGACCAGAGGTGTGAACGGGTTTCGGGCGGGACTCGGCTCAGGTCGCATGTCATGACTTCCCACATGTACACACTTCTCTAGAGAGGTCTTAAAAGGCCCAGGTTGGACTTTACActtcagatcagatcagatgttTCGAGAACTGGGAGAGCCGAAAGTGAAAGCAGGACGGCTCTCAGAGCAGGAACCGTGCATGGTCAGTGTGGCAGTCATGAAGCTCATAGCTGTACTTTTCTGTCCCGCTGTAGGAGATTTTAAAAGGAGACTTCCCAGGACACCTTCTACTGGGACGATGTCTTCAGCAGACGACCTGGACGAGAGAGAGCCGCCTTCACCTTCTGATACCGGTAACCTTAATTCTTTTACACAAGAAATATTATTTACTTCAAGTTTAATTAAGCTTTTATTCCAAttactttaatattattttatttttttcattaatttaatattattttaaattttcattaattttgtatttaatgtttatgaTAAAAGAACCAACGCTAAAAATCTAGTCTTTGGATTTTAGGAtgaatatatgatttttttttgtcagagtGAAGAAGCTTAGAAGGGAAAAGATTTTacagtaaagttcattaaaaataatgtctTTATTGTTTAATCGAGAAAACAACATGCGatttaaatctgattaaaatattttattatcgTATCGATTTTAAGTCTGAAAACGATTAAGGTTTCATATTTTTGTTCTAAAGTATCTaaggaattaaaaatataacatttgaTGAATGCAGATGGAAGGTAAAGTTTTCCCTTTAATAATAGAATGAGGAATTTAATAATATCGATATCACCGAAAGCTCCCTTGGTGCTtgcagtgcattctgggtaatacacacagactttcTGTAGTTATAGCACAGCCTgtatataatgcattataactaGCAGTAAAGATACTATAGCAGAAACTTGCATTACAATTAATTAATACCAGTAATGCAATAGAAGAGCCTGTCTTGTAATGCATTATAACTAGCAGTAGCCTGGATTATAACGCTTTTTTACTATAGCAGAAACTGTGTTATAGTGCATTATAGCCATTATAGTATCGTACATGCAATAGCAGAGCCTGTCTTATAACGCATTATAACTAGCAGTAGCCTGGATTATAACGCTTTTTTTTACTATAGCAGAAACTGTACTATAGTGCATTATAGCCATTATAGTATTGTACATGTACTGTAATAGCAGAGCCTGGATTATAGCGCATTATAACTAGCACTACAGATGCTACAGCAGAGACAgtgttataaagcattatagTGCAGTATTACTGTTTTGCAGTGTTTCTCTACGACAGATACAGATATTATAACCCTTTCTGTAAAGTGACATTACGAAGGTATTTGAACACACGCTTAATAAGTGCTTATGAACATTTATACAGGTTCTTACTGggaattatatataaaaaaaaaacgttttaaaGCTGTATTACTGATTTTATTCCATGCTTGCGGTGCATTATGAGTGTTTATTAAAGGCAGAGATGCTCACTGTGTAGCAGTATAACATTTAAGATGTTTGTAAAATTGCATTGACAGTTTCTATTGATCAGTTTGAGTCCTGCCGTGCAGTGAGAATACTCTCGCATGGAGCCGTGTCTTTGATTACTGCACAGCGTTGTGAAGTAACAGAATGTCTGGAATGTTAATACAATGTTAAGAATGTGGACTGCACTTTAGCCATCAGCATGCTTGTATCTCCTGTGCCGAGctaaatcgtgtgtgtgtgtgtgtgtgtgtgtgtgtgtaggtttgagTGAGATGGTGACGGAAACGGCGAGTTCTCCCGGACCTTTCAGGAACACACAGATGTCCAAGGCGGCGCAGACCCACAAGCTGAGGAAACTGCGTGCTCCATCCAAGTGCAGGGAATGTGACAGTCTGGTGGTGTTTCACGGTGCAGAGTGTGAGGAGGTGAGCGCTTCTGTCTACCACAGAGCTTCTGTCAGGTTCATTTAGACTCAGGTATTTAATATGAAACGCTCTCTGCCTCTTGCTCAGTGCTCGCTGGCCTGCCATAAGAAGTGTTTAGAGACGTTGGCCATCCAGTGTGGTCATAAGAAGCTGCAGGGAAAACTGCATCTGTTTGCAGTGGACTTCGCCCAGGCAGCGAGGAACAGCCCTGACGGAATCCCGTTCATCATCAAGAAGTGCACTTCAGAGATCGAGAACAGGGCTCTGGGCATTAAGGTACGCTCATCTGTACTCTTTAGCTCTAAGTGTTTACCCTCAGGTTATATACATGACGGATGTTTACATCCTGCGTCTATTTTGTAGGGAATCTACAGGGTGAATGGAGCCAAGTCACGTGTGGAGAAACTGTGCCAAGCTTTCGAGAACGGGAAAGATTTGGTAGAGCTCTCTGATCTGTATCCTCACGACATCAGCAACGTGCTCAAACTCTACCTGCGACAGGTAAACCTCCATACGTCAAGACGAGGGAGTGCAAACTTTTGCTCTTAACTATGTAACACTGTGCACCGACAaatctttgttttgttctgaCAGCTTCCCGAGCCTCTCATCCTCTTCCGTTACTATAACGACTTCATCGGCCTGGCGAAGGAGAGTCAGAGCATCATCATGGAGGAGGTGGAGGCGGCTCGAGGCGGTTCATCCGCCGATCCTGCTCAGATCAGCGTCGAGCTCAAACGCGTCCTCTTCAAAATGAAAGACCTTCTGAAGCAGCTGCCTTCTGCACATCACAAAACCCTACAGTTCCTCATGCAGCACCTGCACAGGTGAgatactgagacacacacacatataccgtTCGAGGATTTTTAcgcttatttgtttatttatttattgctcagCTTTATAACTCATCTGCTCACCTCGTGTTGTTCAGAGTAACCGAGAAAGCAGACGAGAACAAAATGACCGCCAGTAACCTGGGCATCATCTTCGGCCCGACGCTGATCAAGCCACGACAGACGGATGCCGAGGTGTCGCTCTCTTCACTGGTGGATTATCCGTACCAGGCGCTGATCGTCGAGCTGCTCATCAGGCATTATGAGCTGATCTTCGACACTCCCATCAGCCCGATGGAAGAGAGCTCGCCTCTGCCTATCAAATCCCGCTTCACCTCTCAGGAGAAGGAACAGCGTCTGAACCGCCACTCTAGATCCCTGATGGACATTAAAGAGGTGTGTGgagtttataataatatataataccgACCGAATCCGCAGTGCAAATGAAGCTTAACGACTGTCTCAgaaaccacacctccttcatcgAGAGCAAATAAacctgttgtgtgtttgtgagtctgACCGGCTGgattgtgtgttttctgtgtgtttcagcagCACCACAGTGCTAAGGCTTATAAAAGGCACTCATCTGTTATTCCCTCTACACACCTACTGGAGGAGGTGAAAGAGGTGAAAGCAATGCCTGATGGGACAGATTTTGCTCCGGGTCAGTATTATTAACAACAAGTATTATTAATAATCGGTATGGTGCACTGTAACAATAAGaatagaataaatatttattttgagaACGACGATGCTAATCTTCTGTCCCTTTTCCCGTAGCCGAACCTGAGAGCATGAACGGCGTGCTGTCATCGAGCGTACCTGAAGTGCGGAACTCACCCCGACTGGTCAGACAGGGCCACGTCAGCAGAGTGCAGCTTCGGCCACGTCCCAAACCGGGCGCGCGCCCTGTTAGCATGCCTCCTGAGCGGTTTCTGAACGCCCGCAACTCCGCTGCCGACCCCTCGGTCGTGAAAAGTCACGACCCTGCCATCAAAGAGGCTTCAGAAGAGGAGAAACCCAAAGACAGAGCTGCTAATCATTACAGGAACATGTATATAGACACTCACACGCTGCGCAGGACTTGGGATAAACAGTATAAAACCTACGGCATCACTCCTCGCACGGCCATGATCGTCGCCAAACTCCCTGGAGAGACGGAAATAAGTCACGTCACGCTTACTTCCACCTCATCCTCGCCGTCGTGTAACAACGCTAACAGCAGCACTTGCATTAGCAAGACAGATGTGGTCGACTACGGTCGTGTCCAGAACGCCTTCAGACCCCCTCGCACCCTTCGTCCTCCGCCGGGGACTTTCTACAAACCGCCAGGGAACCGGGACAAAGTTTTAGCTCTAGATCAAATGTTAGCGCAAGATCAGACTTTATCAAAAAAAGCATCAGAGGACAAAAGTCCTACCGCGGAAGAAGACGTGACAAACGCTAACAGCATGGAGGATGAGGAAGACGACGAGGACGACGAGGTGGAGGAAGGAGTAGACGAGGACGAGTTTGGCCTGGAGGTCTCCGTGGACGAAGATCCTTCTCAAGACCCCGAGCTCAGTCCAATCCAGACCAAACCGGTTTACCCCAGACTGCGAGCGAAACACATGCAGGACTTTGAGAACCGAGAAGCCCACTTCGTATGAGAACTCTAAACACACGTACCGTATAAAGAGGATTTTACGAACTCAAGCGCCTCGAGGACAcgtttttatacacacacatatatgtattataagctttatatatattaatatattactcCTCGTGTTTGGAGACGGCAGCTTGTGACGACGGAACAAGCTCAAAAGCCAGTATTAATACAGGATGCACTTAGTTTTCTTACGCCACGTcgatttagcttttttttttttttatatatatggaCAACAAAGAAATGGACCTGAAGCAGATGTTTTAAGGAGATTCGCAGTCatgagaaacagacacatactcCTGCATCCGGTATAAACTGTGTTAAAGACGCCGATAGCGGGACTCCAGTGTCATTGTgcaatttcacttttttttttatcattgtcGTTGTACCGAACCTTTAATATATGCATGTTACAGTGTATTATGTACCTTTTTACACCAAAAACAAGTTCATCAAAACTTTTTGTGCAGGTGTTCGGTGTCATCAATTTGTCTGAAATGATCGTATGCCGTACGGTTAAGATTTTTTAAGGGCTTGAGCTCACGATTCCTTTTATCCATTTAATAGATAGTGTAGAATTTTCTGATTGCTTTGTTATGTGTTATTTGCCTTTATAAGCACACTCTACATATATAACAGGTCTTAACAGTAATATGAAGGGTGAGTTATTTGTCATTAAGCCTCGTAGTCGTCTAAGTGTGATACGTGTAGTGCACCGAATATCCTATTGGGAGAACtttaattctattcaattcagttcaggtttatttgtatggcgcttttAAGAACATTATAAGAACATTataggttattataaagaataatataaagattgatagaatacaaaattcatgattaatattagatatctTTAAATCagggggggacacggtggcttagcggttagcatgttcgcctcacacctacggggtcgggggttcgattcccgcctccgccttgtgtgtgtggagtttgcatgttctccccgtgcctcgggggtttcctccgggtactccggtttcctcccccggtccaaagacatgcatggtaggttgattggcatctctggaaaattgtccgtagtgtgtgtgtgtgtgtgtgtgtgtgtgtgtgtgtgtgtgtgtgtgtgtgtgaatgagagtgtgtgtgtgccctgtgatgggttggcactccgtccagggtgtatcctgcctcgatgcccgatgacgcctgagataggcacaggctccctgtgacccgagaagttcggataagcggtagaagataaatgaatgtttaaatgtgtatgtatttatccccaatgaacaagtctgaggtgactcaggtgactgtggggaggaaaaactcccttagatggtaaaggaagaaaccgtgagaggaaccagactcaaaggggaacctcatcctcatctgggtgacactgggggtgggattatatatatacagtctgataaatgttgtaattcTCAGCTCTTATATAATGAACTGTGTAGTTTATTACATTAGAGTCTATAAACACTCTATTGTGTTTATTACATGACTTATATAGAACTCAGCTCCAATCGAGCTTCCTAGAGGAGACCATCCATC harbors:
- the arhgap29a gene encoding rho GTPase-activating protein 29 isoform X1, which codes for MFASGMFQQSSLGNKRSGPGITRVSSSHFFPPGPGSGSRAGSVRSDSMSSISSDPEYIMQLVSDVRKFADVLLHLKEAFNSKEQQDCLHQVVHERLGELLRVLKCVIAKHPTLNSVDILTAAGTLIAKVKGVNFKEVNVDNKREVFGEIYSSIDTLAFTFGNVVSDFLMGDVENGSSLRLTQTRRSRSSENLSVDLGGDGPEKNDPPGPASPVRALELDDVLQRSESGVESALLYAKAWSKYTKELLNWVDKRLSMDVECAKSLAKMAESAKALASQQEHMPFRDIYMLAFKNDLDYSQVLLHTASALQANKFMQPLMARKNELDKLRKEKKEQWQREQKKMHEAQGALKKARLLKDQRQEEYERARSSTSRAEEEQLTAGGKQLEKRRRLEDEALQRAEEAKEHYRHCITDVGVKKLDLANAKSDILAQIRALVFQCDLTLKAVTVNWFQMQQAQAVSLPVNNQSLCESAKLYEPGQRYTHFVKSLTPDRSRAESFSYDDAGTQSAGSPLTKRSVSTSLSSQVSIASGDCLSSDEVDAPAPRRSGKISERRSHSSTDIQALRIQVPFKPWATSGQGGGMCSDSESAGGSSESRSMDSPTASPGDFKRRLPRTPSTGTMSSADDLDEREPPSPSDTGLSEMVTETASSPGPFRNTQMSKAAQTHKLRKLRAPSKCRECDSLVVFHGAECEECSLACHKKCLETLAIQCGHKKLQGKLHLFAVDFAQAARNSPDGIPFIIKKCTSEIENRALGIKGIYRVNGAKSRVEKLCQAFENGKDLVELSDLYPHDISNVLKLYLRQLPEPLILFRYYNDFIGLAKESQSIIMEEVEAARGGSSADPAQISVELKRVLFKMKDLLKQLPSAHHKTLQFLMQHLHRVTEKADENKMTASNLGIIFGPTLIKPRQTDAEVSLSSLVDYPYQALIVELLIRHYELIFDTPISPMEESSPLPIKSRFTSQEKEQRLNRHSRSLMDIKEQHHSAKAYKRHSSVIPSTHLLEEVKEVKAMPDGTDFAPAEPESMNGVLSSSVPEVRNSPRLVRQGHVSRVQLRPRPKPGARPVSMPPERFLNARNSAADPSVVKSHDPAIKEASEEEKPKDRAANHYRNMYIDTHTLRRTWDKQYKTYGITPRTAMIVAKLPGETEISHVTLTSTSSSPSCNNANSSTCISKTDVVDYGRVQNAFRPPRTLRPPPGTFYKPPGNRDKVLALDQMLAQDQTLSKKASEDKSPTAEEDVTNANSMEDEEDDEDDEVEEGVDEDEFGLEVSVDEDPSQDPELSPIQTKPVYPRLRAKHMQDFENREAHFV
- the arhgap29a gene encoding rho GTPase-activating protein 29 isoform X2; amino-acid sequence: MFASGMFQQSSLGNKRSGPGITRVSSSHFFPPGPGSGSRAGSVRSDSMSSISSDPEYIMQLVSDVRKFADVLLHLKEAFNSKEQQDCLHQVVHERLGELLRVLKCVIAKHPTLNSVDILTAAGTLIAKVKGVNFKEVNVDNKREVFGEIYSSIDTLAFTFGNVVSDFLMGDVENGSSLRLTQTRRSRSSENLSVDLGGDGPEKNDPPGPASPVRALELDDVLQRSESGVESALLYAKAWSKYTKELLNWVDKRLSMDVECAKSLAKMAESAKALASQQEHMPFRDIYMLAFKNDLDYSQVLLHTASALQANKFMQPLMARKNELDKLRKEKKEQWQREQKKMHEAQGALKKARLLKDQRQEEYERARSSTSRAEEEQLTAGGKQLEKRRRLEDEALQRAEEAKEHYRHCITDVGVKKLDLANAKSDILAQIRALVFQCDLTLKAVTVNWFQMQQAQAVSLPVNNQSLCESAKLYEPGQRYTHFVKSLTPDRSRAESFSYDDAGTQSAGSPLTKRSVSTSLSSQVSIASGDCLSSDEVDAPAPRRSGKISERRSHSSTDIQALRIQVPFKPWATSGQGGGMCSDSESAGGSSESRSMDSPTASPGDFKRRLPRTPSTGTMSSADDLDEREPPSPSDTGLSEMVTETASSPGPFRNTQMSKAAQTHKLRKLRAPSKCRECDSLVVFHGAECEECSLACHKKCLETLAIQCGHKKLQGKLHLFAVDFAQAARNSPDGIPFIIKKCTSEIENRALGIKGIYRVNGAKSRVEKLCQAFENGKDLVELSDLYPHDISNVLKLYLRQLPEPLILFRYYNDFIGLAKESQSIIMEEVEAARGGSSADPAQISVELKRVLFKMKDLLKQLPSAHHKTLQFLMQHLHRVTEKADENKMTASNLGIIFGPTLIKPRQTDAEVSLSSLVDYPYQALIVELLIRHYELIFDTPISPMEESSPLPIKSRFTSQEKEQRLNRHSRSLMDIKEHHSAKAYKRHSSVIPSTHLLEEVKEVKAMPDGTDFAPAEPESMNGVLSSSVPEVRNSPRLVRQGHVSRVQLRPRPKPGARPVSMPPERFLNARNSAADPSVVKSHDPAIKEASEEEKPKDRAANHYRNMYIDTHTLRRTWDKQYKTYGITPRTAMIVAKLPGETEISHVTLTSTSSSPSCNNANSSTCISKTDVVDYGRVQNAFRPPRTLRPPPGTFYKPPGNRDKVLALDQMLAQDQTLSKKASEDKSPTAEEDVTNANSMEDEEDDEDDEVEEGVDEDEFGLEVSVDEDPSQDPELSPIQTKPVYPRLRAKHMQDFENREAHFV
- the arhgap29a gene encoding rho GTPase-activating protein 29 isoform X4 encodes the protein MGDVENGSSLRLTQTRRSRSSENLSVDLGGDGPEKNDPPGPASPVRALELDDVLQRSESGVESALLYAKAWSKYTKELLNWVDKRLSMDVECAKSLAKMAESAKALASQQEHMPFRDIYMLAFKNDLDYSQVLLHTASALQANKFMQPLMARKNELDKLRKEKKEQWQREQKKMHEAQGALKKARLLKDQRQEEYERARSSTSRAEEEQLTAGGKQLEKRRRLEDEALQRAEEAKEHYRHCITDVGVKKLDLANAKSDILAQIRALVFQCDLTLKAVTVNWFQMQQAQAVSLPVNNQSLCESAKLYEPGQRYTHFVKSLTPDRSRAESFSYDDAGTQSAGSPLTKRSVSTSLSSQVSIASGDCLSSDEVDAPAPRRSGKISERRSHSSTDIQALRIQVPFKPWATSGQGGGMCSDSESAGGSSESRSMDSPTASPGDFKRRLPRTPSTGTMSSADDLDEREPPSPSDTGLSEMVTETASSPGPFRNTQMSKAAQTHKLRKLRAPSKCRECDSLVVFHGAECEECSLACHKKCLETLAIQCGHKKLQGKLHLFAVDFAQAARNSPDGIPFIIKKCTSEIENRALGIKGIYRVNGAKSRVEKLCQAFENGKDLVELSDLYPHDISNVLKLYLRQLPEPLILFRYYNDFIGLAKESQSIIMEEVEAARGGSSADPAQISVELKRVLFKMKDLLKQLPSAHHKTLQFLMQHLHRVTEKADENKMTASNLGIIFGPTLIKPRQTDAEVSLSSLVDYPYQALIVELLIRHYELIFDTPISPMEESSPLPIKSRFTSQEKEQRLNRHSRSLMDIKEQHHSAKAYKRHSSVIPSTHLLEEVKEVKAMPDGTDFAPAEPESMNGVLSSSVPEVRNSPRLVRQGHVSRVQLRPRPKPGARPVSMPPERFLNARNSAADPSVVKSHDPAIKEASEEEKPKDRAANHYRNMYIDTHTLRRTWDKQYKTYGITPRTAMIVAKLPGETEISHVTLTSTSSSPSCNNANSSTCISKTDVVDYGRVQNAFRPPRTLRPPPGTFYKPPGNRDKVLALDQMLAQDQTLSKKASEDKSPTAEEDVTNANSMEDEEDDEDDEVEEGVDEDEFGLEVSVDEDPSQDPELSPIQTKPVYPRLRAKHMQDFENREAHFV
- the arhgap29a gene encoding rho GTPase-activating protein 29 isoform X3 — protein: MGSVSVGVNFKEVNVDNKREVFGEIYSSIDTLAFTFGNVVSDFLMGDVENGSSLRLTQTRRSRSSENLSVDLGGDGPEKNDPPGPASPVRALELDDVLQRSESGVESALLYAKAWSKYTKELLNWVDKRLSMDVECAKSLAKMAESAKALASQQEHMPFRDIYMLAFKNDLDYSQVLLHTASALQANKFMQPLMARKNELDKLRKEKKEQWQREQKKMHEAQGALKKARLLKDQRQEEYERARSSTSRAEEEQLTAGGKQLEKRRRLEDEALQRAEEAKEHYRHCITDVGVKKLDLANAKSDILAQIRALVFQCDLTLKAVTVNWFQMQQAQAVSLPVNNQSLCESAKLYEPGQRYTHFVKSLTPDRSRAESFSYDDAGTQSAGSPLTKRSVSTSLSSQVSIASGDCLSSDEVDAPAPRRSGKISERRSHSSTDIQALRIQVPFKPWATSGQGGGMCSDSESAGGSSESRSMDSPTASPGDFKRRLPRTPSTGTMSSADDLDEREPPSPSDTGLSEMVTETASSPGPFRNTQMSKAAQTHKLRKLRAPSKCRECDSLVVFHGAECEECSLACHKKCLETLAIQCGHKKLQGKLHLFAVDFAQAARNSPDGIPFIIKKCTSEIENRALGIKGIYRVNGAKSRVEKLCQAFENGKDLVELSDLYPHDISNVLKLYLRQLPEPLILFRYYNDFIGLAKESQSIIMEEVEAARGGSSADPAQISVELKRVLFKMKDLLKQLPSAHHKTLQFLMQHLHRVTEKADENKMTASNLGIIFGPTLIKPRQTDAEVSLSSLVDYPYQALIVELLIRHYELIFDTPISPMEESSPLPIKSRFTSQEKEQRLNRHSRSLMDIKEQHHSAKAYKRHSSVIPSTHLLEEVKEVKAMPDGTDFAPAEPESMNGVLSSSVPEVRNSPRLVRQGHVSRVQLRPRPKPGARPVSMPPERFLNARNSAADPSVVKSHDPAIKEASEEEKPKDRAANHYRNMYIDTHTLRRTWDKQYKTYGITPRTAMIVAKLPGETEISHVTLTSTSSSPSCNNANSSTCISKTDVVDYGRVQNAFRPPRTLRPPPGTFYKPPGNRDKVLALDQMLAQDQTLSKKASEDKSPTAEEDVTNANSMEDEEDDEDDEVEEGVDEDEFGLEVSVDEDPSQDPELSPIQTKPVYPRLRAKHMQDFENREAHFV